A part of Melittangium boletus DSM 14713 genomic DNA contains:
- a CDS encoding transposase family protein — MNELFPIPDCRVERVVCSESTRAVLVVRAERRGAPCPSCSEHSDAPHSTYVRRPADLPTAGCPVQLELHVRRFRCHNARCARRTFSERLLAPSARRTRRLARAQCSVGLTAGAEAGARLLRPWPCRRVPTRSCD; from the coding sequence ATGAACGAGTTGTTCCCCATTCCCGATTGCCGGGTGGAGCGAGTCGTGTGTAGTGAGTCCACGCGAGCCGTCCTCGTGGTGCGTGCCGAACGTCGAGGCGCACCGTGCCCCTCCTGCAGCGAACACAGCGACGCGCCGCACAGCACCTATGTCCGGCGGCCAGCCGACCTGCCCACCGCGGGATGCCCAGTTCAGCTCGAGTTGCACGTGCGTCGCTTCCGCTGTCACAATGCGAGATGCGCGCGCCGCACGTTCTCCGAACGCCTGCTCGCCCCAAGTGCCCGGCGCACGCGCCGACTCGCGCGGGCCCAGTGTTCGGTGGGCCTGACGGCCGGGGCCGAAGCCGGCGCCAGGCTGCTGCGGCCCTGGCCATGCCGACGAGTCCCGACACGCTCCTGCGACTGA
- a CDS encoding peptidase MA family metallohydrolase, producing MRALLLSALLSTAPPPTAAQAQKLAAQEQWDDLYLAWAAVNPKGYSAAERRTIATALVKGCDTLSGKDAVMAYSLGERAVLFDETAPGLRCLARTSLATEQRGGAEEALRKGLQRFPKEGYFGLELGRLLLEDKDPQGALAALERVPPRSPEAAQARPLMEKARGESSEEKEARAQARAIERRFNGETGSAGLPPASSASGLTYESGVSADGMRTRANSRFIVKYFNNARDFSQRAEYEGKIVSALDEAHSHTRQVLGEARESPVDVVLYTREEFRTHQGADLARAVAGLYSAGAIRINDAAELTRQTKATLVHEYVHAVVDDLVQAANGGQRVPVWLNEGLAEYVEWRYLGHDKPPVNLANRLRGAAQADQLPRLEQMAGQALISHGDPAMAYGTSAIAVRELLAEGGPGRLLSLIRKVGEGAAFEEVLRDTYGRTVPELDAAVKAALSRR from the coding sequence ATGCGTGCCCTGCTCCTGTCCGCCCTGCTCTCCACCGCCCCTCCTCCCACGGCCGCCCAGGCCCAGAAGCTCGCCGCCCAGGAGCAGTGGGATGACCTCTACCTCGCCTGGGCCGCCGTCAACCCCAAGGGCTACTCCGCCGCCGAGCGGCGCACCATCGCCACCGCGCTCGTCAAGGGCTGCGACACCCTGTCCGGCAAGGACGCCGTCATGGCGTACTCCCTCGGCGAGCGCGCCGTCCTCTTCGACGAAACCGCCCCGGGCCTGCGCTGCCTGGCCCGCACCTCGCTCGCCACCGAGCAGCGCGGCGGCGCCGAGGAGGCCTTGCGCAAGGGACTCCAGCGCTTCCCCAAGGAGGGCTACTTCGGCCTGGAGTTGGGCCGGCTCCTGCTCGAGGACAAGGATCCCCAGGGCGCGCTCGCGGCGCTCGAGCGCGTCCCCCCGCGCTCGCCCGAGGCGGCCCAGGCCCGCCCCCTGATGGAGAAGGCCCGCGGCGAGTCCAGCGAGGAGAAGGAGGCCCGCGCCCAGGCGCGCGCCATCGAGCGGCGCTTCAACGGCGAGACGGGCAGCGCGGGCCTGCCCCCGGCCTCCAGCGCCTCGGGGCTCACCTACGAGTCCGGCGTGAGCGCGGATGGCATGCGCACCCGCGCCAACAGCCGCTTCATCGTGAAGTACTTCAACAACGCGCGCGATTTCAGCCAGCGCGCCGAGTACGAGGGGAAGATCGTCTCCGCGCTCGACGAGGCCCATTCCCACACCCGTCAGGTGCTCGGCGAGGCGCGCGAGTCACCCGTGGATGTCGTCCTCTACACCCGCGAGGAGTTCCGCACCCACCAGGGCGCCGATCTCGCGCGCGCCGTGGCCGGGCTGTACTCGGCGGGCGCCATCCGCATCAACGACGCCGCGGAGCTCACCCGCCAGACCAAGGCCACGCTCGTGCACGAGTACGTCCACGCCGTGGTGGATGACCTCGTCCAGGCCGCGAACGGCGGCCAGCGCGTCCCCGTCTGGCTCAACGAGGGCCTGGCCGAGTACGTGGAGTGGCGCTACCTGGGCCATGACAAGCCGCCCGTCAACCTGGCCAACCGCCTGCGCGGAGCCGCCCAGGCGGACCAACTTCCCCGCCTGGAGCAGATGGCGGGTCAGGCCCTCATCTCCCACGGGGACCCGGCCATGGCCTATGGCACCTCGGCCATCGCCGTGCGCGAGCTCCTGGCCGAGGGAGGGCCCGGCCGGCTGCTCAGCCTGATTCGCAAGGTGGGCGAAGGAGCCGCCTTCGAGGAAGTCCTCCGAGATACCTATGGCCGGACCGTTCCGGAATTGGACGCCGCCGTGAAGGCCGCTCTCTCGCGCAGGTAA
- a CDS encoding NUDIX hydrolase, translated as MSGGRSWDGHWRVRLYGRVRERGYTSLTAFAEARPTASLVALAKELGEDDVAGVQVLGELLAEAEQRQQVTRFVRGVLVRMLSQSLPDGWPTELDDTNRFKVAKALGSWIAYTPEIHKERAKQVRTALLATPPPSCWRPLGPDNELLRTLMPDEGV; from the coding sequence ATGAGCGGAGGACGTTCCTGGGATGGCCACTGGAGGGTCCGCCTGTATGGGCGGGTTCGCGAGCGCGGGTACACTTCGCTCACCGCCTTCGCCGAAGCGCGCCCCACCGCCTCGCTGGTGGCCCTGGCCAAGGAGCTTGGCGAGGACGACGTCGCCGGGGTGCAGGTGTTGGGTGAATTGCTCGCCGAGGCGGAGCAACGCCAGCAGGTCACGCGTTTTGTACGCGGTGTGCTCGTGCGCATGTTGTCTCAGAGCCTCCCTGACGGCTGGCCAACAGAGCTGGACGACACCAACCGTTTCAAGGTCGCCAAGGCACTCGGCTCGTGGATCGCCTACACCCCTGAAATCCATAAGGAGCGCGCCAAGCAGGTCAGGACGGCCCTCCTCGCTACGCCGCCCCCCTCCTGCTGGCGCCCGCTCGGCCCCGACAACGAACTGCTGCGCACGCTCATGCCCGACGAAGGCGTTTGA